A single Anopheles maculipalpis chromosome 3RL, idAnoMacuDA_375_x, whole genome shotgun sequence DNA region contains:
- the LOC126565099 gene encoding regucalcin-like: MAESYRVETIPPYTVLGEGPHWDLDRQSLYYVSLWDALIYRFDYREGRVYSASIDGIRFATFIVPLTDKSDCFVIGDTLRLLVIRWDGKSPKASIVRELASLGPEHVNNRFNDGKVDPWGRLYVGSMLNESAGSPFEKATGSLWRYCDRTGTLVEQDRNMYISNGLAWNRETNKFYFVDSGANHIKEYDIDLDGNLTNARIWFDFKVDGKDPGYFGDGMTIDSEGNLYVACFNGFKVLKISPDKKILQEIKIPAKQVTSVAFGGPKLDELFVTTAAKNFFGPQQDPAGAVFRVTGLAAKGLAMNAIILKE, encoded by the exons ATGGCCGAAAGCTATCGTGTGGAAACGATACCGCCCTACACGGTGTTGGGCGAAGGTCCTCATTGGGACTTGGACCGGCAGAGTCTGTACTACGTGAGTCTATGGGATGCGTTGATCTACCGGTTCGACTATCGGGAGGGTAGAGTGTACAGTGCTTCGATTG ATGGCATCCGATTCGCAACGTTTATCGTCCCGCTGACGGATAAGTCGGATTGTTTCGTCATCGGTGACACGCTACGGTTGCTGGTGATACGTTGGGACGGAAAGTCGCCCAAGGCGTCCATCGTGCGGGAGCTGGCAAGCCTGGGGCCGGAGCACGTGAACAATCGGTTTAACGATGGAAAGGTTGATCCCTGGGGAAGGCTTTACGTGGGTTCGATGTTGAACGAGTCGGCCGGCAGTCCGTTTGAGAAGGCAACTGGATCGTTGTGGCGCTACTGTGACCGTACCGGGACATTGGTCGAGCAGGATCGCAACATGTACATCTCGAACGGATTGGCCTGGAATCGGGAGACGAACAAGTTTTACTTCGTCGATTCAGGTGCGAATCACATCAAGGAGTACGACATCGATCTGGACGGCAATTTAA CAAACGCCAGGATTTGGTTCGACTTCAAAGTGGATGGCAAAGATCCAGGTTATTTCGGCGATGGCATGACAATCGATAGTGAGGGCAACCTGTACGTGGCATGCTTTAATGGTTTCAAAGTGCTCAAAATCTCCCCAGA TAAAAAGATCCTTCAAGAAATTAAGATCCCAGCGAAACAGGTTACCTCAGTGGCGTTTGGTGGACCGAAATTGGATGAGCTGTTCGTGACGACTGCGGCTAAAAACTTTTTTGGACCTCAGCAAGACCCAGCCGGTGCTGTTTTCAGAGTGACAGGACTAGCTGCGAAGGGACTAGCGATGAATGCGATCATTTTGAAGGAGTAA